From a single Osmerus mordax isolate fOsmMor3 chromosome 6, fOsmMor3.pri, whole genome shotgun sequence genomic region:
- the LOC136944141 gene encoding apolipoprotein A-IV-like — MKVFVVLAIVVVSGCHANIFYADEPKPQLEQMTDAFWDYVAKATQTAEDTIQMIRKSQLGQDVNARITESTGLANQYAVTLQEQLPPLAQDLMTKITQEAEVLRERLSQDLTIVRGKLEPVAEDLKIQVQQRVEQLKQELAPYAESLDSDALRATLLQKSEELKTNLDQSVKELQAQLGPYTEELQQKVDLHLQEFQKSVAPLAENLQSQLTQRAELVQQSLAPYAEDLREKLDPYAQDLKAQLTSLYQSFSNTN; from the exons ATGAAAGTGTTTGTGGTGCTTGCGATCGTTGTGGTGTCTG GTTGCCATGCCAACATCTTCTACGCTGATGAGCCAAAGCCCCAGCTGGAGCAGATGACCGATGCATTCTGGGACTACGTAGCCAAGGCAACCCAAACCGCCGAAGACACCATCCAGATGATCAGGAAGTCTCAGCTCGGACAGGATGTCAA TGCCCGCATCACGGAGAGCACGGGGCTCGCTAACCAGTACGCTGTCACTCTTCAGGAACAGCTCCCACCTCTGGCCCAAGACCTGATGACCAAGATCACCCAGGAGGCAGAGGTGCTGAGAGAACGTCTGAGCCAAGACCTGACCATCGTCCGTGGGAAACTGGAGCCCGTCGCTGAAGACCTGAAGATCCAGGTCCAGCAGAGAGTGGAGCAGCTGAAACAGGAGCTGGCCCCTTACGCAGAGTCCCTGGACTCAGACGCCCTGAGAGCCACCCTGCTGCAGAAGAGCGAGGAGCTGAAGACCAACCTGGACCAGAGCGTGAAGGAGCTGCAGGCCCAGCTGGGCCCCTACACTGAGGAGCTGCAGCAAAAAGTGGACCTGCATCTGCAGGAGTTCCAGAAAAGTGTGGCCCCCCTGGCTGAGAACCTCCAGAGCCAGCTGACCCAGAGAGCAGAGCTGGTGCAGCAGAGCCTGGCTCCCTATGCTGAGGACCTGAGGGAGAAGCTGGACCCCTACGCCCAGGACCTGAAGGCCCAGCTCACCTCCCTCTACCAGAGTTTCTCCAACACCAACTAA
- the LOC136944515 gene encoding apolipoprotein A-IV-like — MKLLVVLALAVFTGCHANLFYADEPKPQLEQLTDAFWDHVAKVTSTADDVIQTIRKSPFGQDINARMTNTVLLANKYGVSLHKRVSPMAKNLMTQITQEVEEISQRLSRDLTRAHETLEPFIEEMNSQVQQTVEQLKQELAPYAESLDSDALRATLLQKSEELKTNLDQSVKELQAQLGPYTEELRQRVDQRLQEFQKSVAPLAENLQSQLTQRAELVQQSLAPYAEDLREKLDPYSQDLKAQLTSLYQSFSNTN; from the exons ATGAAGTTGCTTGTGGTGCTTGCACTGGCTGTTTTCACAG GTTGCCATGCCAACCTATTCTACGCTGATGAGCCAAAGCCTCAGCTGGAACAGCTGACTGATGCCTTCTGGGACCATGTCGCCAAGGTAACCAGTACAGCAGATGATGTCATCCAGACAATCAGGAAGAGTCCTTTTGGGCAGGATATTAA TGCCCGCATGACGAACACAGTTCTCTTGGCCAACAAGTACGGCGTTTCCCTGCATAAACGGGTATCTCCTATGGCCAAGAACCTGATGACACAGATTacccaggaggtggaggagatcagTCAGCGTTTGAGCCGTGACCTCACGAGGGCCCATGAGACACTGGAGCCCTTCATCGAGGAGATGAACAGCCAGGTCCAGCAGACAGTGGAGCAGCTGAAACAGGAGCTGGCCCCTTACGCAGAGTCCCTGGACTCAGACGCCCTGAGAGCCACCCTGCTGCAGAAGAGCGAGGAGCTGAAGACCAACCTGGACCAGAGCGTGAAGGAGCTGCAGGCCCAGCTGGGCCCCTACACTGAGGAGCTGAGGCAGAGAGTCGACCAACGTCTGCAGGAGTTCCAGAAAAGTGTGGCCCCCCTGGCTGAGAACCTCCAGAGCCAGCTGACCCAGAGAGCAGAGCTGGTGCAGCAGAGCCTGGCTCCCTATGCTGAGGACCTGAGGGAGAAGCTGGACCCCTATTCCCAGGACCTGAAGGCCCAGCTCACCTCCCTCTACCAGAGTTTCTCCAACACCAACTAA